Proteins encoded in a region of the Planococcus citri chromosome 1, ihPlaCitr1.1, whole genome shotgun sequence genome:
- the LOC135849692 gene encoding onchocystatin-like isoform X1, translating into MNFIFFTSLLVVFTVKVIALPEVIEPEYANVHSASLQKRAAPREKVESTAGYKRPANPNSTEVASVAKRIMTKFNADRIWDCRQKLRKIFGGTTQVITGLRTELDLEICTHACRGEIVDYDDCKNCTVEVWERKWENYFEVISFGCSDGVSNVVRVEE; encoded by the exons atgaatttcattttttttacttcgttgtTGGTGGTTTTCACTGTGAAGGTGATAGCTCTACCAGAG GTTATTGAACCAGAATACGCGAATGTCCACAGTGCATCTCTTCAAAAACGAGCAGCTCCgcgtgaaaaagttgaaagtacaGCTGGCTATAAACGTCCTGCAAATCCAAATTCCACTGAGGTAGCAAGTGTAGCCAAAAGAATTATGACTAAATTCAACGCCGACAGAATTTGGGACTGTAgacaaaaactgagaaaaatctTCGGTGGAACAACACAA gtgataACCGGATTAAGAACTGAATTAGATTTGGAGATTTGCACTCACGCATGTAGAGGCGAAATTGTTgat tatgACGATTGTAAAAATTGCACGGTTGAAGTTTGGGAAAGAAAGTGGGAAAACTATTTCGAAGTTATTAGCTTCGGCTGTAGTGATGGTGTATCAAACGTTGTCAGG
- the LOC135849692 gene encoding onchocystatin-like isoform X2 produces MNFIFFTSLLVVFTVKVIALPEVIEPEYANVHSASLQKRAAPREKVESTAGYKRPANPNSTEVASVAKRIMTKFNADRIWDCRQKLRKIFGGTTQVITGLRTELDLEICTHACRGEIVDYDDCKNCTVEVWERKWENYFEVISFGCSDGVSNVVRVE; encoded by the exons atgaatttcattttttttacttcgttgtTGGTGGTTTTCACTGTGAAGGTGATAGCTCTACCAGAG GTTATTGAACCAGAATACGCGAATGTCCACAGTGCATCTCTTCAAAAACGAGCAGCTCCgcgtgaaaaagttgaaagtacaGCTGGCTATAAACGTCCTGCAAATCCAAATTCCACTGAGGTAGCAAGTGTAGCCAAAAGAATTATGACTAAATTCAACGCCGACAGAATTTGGGACTGTAgacaaaaactgagaaaaatctTCGGTGGAACAACACAA gtgataACCGGATTAAGAACTGAATTAGATTTGGAGATTTGCACTCACGCATGTAGAGGCGAAATTGTTgat tatgACGATTGTAAAAATTGCACGGTTGAAGTTTGGGAAAGAAAGTGGGAAAACTATTTCGAAGTTATTAGCTTCGGCTGTAGTGATGGTGTATCAAACGTTGTCAGG